TTCGATCTCCTCAGAGAGCTCGCTTTCAAGCATAAATTCCATATTCTATCACTCACTCAGTTAGTTTAAGGTTTATGGGTGAGTATATTTTCCTTTGTTGCGTGGTGTTATACGGCTGATAAGGTGTACCTGTTTTGTCGGTGATTGCCCTTCTCAGATGAGTCACTTCCATTTTTGATCAGCCTATTTTCTAAGTAAATTTCATAGCATCCTAGAGCTGGGGTCAAATAAAGGATGAGCATACTACCTAAAAAACATAAAAAGAATCATTGATATAACTCATCCTTCAGATTATTTGCCTGTTCAACCAATCTATTCCAACATTCCTCTTTATCTGCTCCAGATGCCAGGATCGAACAGATGGGCTGTCCTTTATCGATCCTTTCACCCGGATGCGGAATATCCTTAAACTTGCCAATCCACTTGCTGGTATCTGGCAAGATGATATCCTTCTCAGCATAGAGGATGGCATTCCCCCAAGTTTTTGTAGCCTCTCCTTCAAAATGTGGCAATTCACCGCAGAAGGACCTCACATGTAAATCAAAGAGGTTTATATCATAAGCATTCTCGATGATGCCCATTGATGCCTGGAATCTAGGGTTCACCTCTAAGACATAGATCTTGCCATCCCTCAATATGAAATCAATGCCATTGCTGCCTTTCAGCCCAAACCTTTTTGTGATCTGACTGCATATTTCGTTGATCTTCTGCACCTCCTTTAAAGGCGTAATATTACCGCAGTACCAGAATTTTTTGGCACCGAACTCCTCTTTGCCCACCAACTGCTCGTTAACAGCTAGGACTTCACTATTGGCACCGTCGGAAATGAAAGAGGCAGAGCAATATTTTCCTTTTAGATACTTCTGTAAAAAAAATGACTTTTTGATTTTGGAGCTTTTTTTGTATGTCTTTATTTGGGTGCCACCACTGCCTTTGAGTGGCTTTAACAGGTAACTTCCGTGAACATTTTTAAC
This sequence is a window from Methanocellales archaeon. Protein-coding genes within it:
- a CDS encoding ATP-grasp domain-containing protein, producing MTDPSKNKFFGKKLLLIGLSTRQMAESAIKSNYNFITLDYFGDLDQKRICENHSLFHREIFDPNDLFLASQDLDFDAIVYSSPFENHPQIIKEFERECIVIGNSSKTVSGVRDWITFFDFLSREGIDYPETIFDVKNVHGSYLLKPLKGSGGTQIKTYKKSSKIKKSFFLQKYLKGKYCSASFISDGANSEVLAVNEQLVGKEEFGAKKFWYCGNITPLKEVQKINEICSQITKRFGLKGSNGIDFILRDGKIYVLEVNPRFQASMGIIENAYDINLFDLHVRSFCGELPHFEGEATKTWGNAILYAEKDIILPDTSKWIGKFKDIPHPGERIDKGQPICSILASGADKEECWNRLVEQANNLKDELYQ